Proteins found in one Prochlorococcus marinus XMU1405 genomic segment:
- a CDS encoding DUF4278 domain-containing protein has product MTLIYRGQKYVQNKEAAKKQHNELTYRGKAYTS; this is encoded by the coding sequence ATGACTCTAATTTACAGAGGACAAAAGTACGTCCAGAACAAAGAAGCAGCTAAAAAGCAGCACAATGAACTAACTTATAGAGGAAAAGCTTACACAAGCTAG
- a CDS encoding DUF6447 family protein — translation MADQENESPKYITIDEKKYNLDTLSDEIKNDLTGLRICESQLRLHQDTLKLLTISRQAITNQLKNKLKDVEPFEL, via the coding sequence ATGGCTGATCAAGAAAACGAATCTCCAAAATACATTACCATTGACGAAAAAAAATATAATTTAGATACATTGAGCGATGAGATTAAAAATGATCTAACAGGATTAAGAATCTGTGAATCACAATTAAGGCTGCATCAAGATACCCTTAAGCTTCTTACAATTTCTCGTCAGGCAATAACAAATCAATTAAAAAATAAATTAAAAGATGTTGAACCTTTTGAACTTTAG